One genomic region from Rosa rugosa chromosome 1, drRosRugo1.1, whole genome shotgun sequence encodes:
- the LOC133722777 gene encoding probable cytosolic oligopeptidase A, with the protein MKHAPPLALALGLQIPKRPLLASLLILNMLMATRVTLSRSVSPLLLKRAPYPHFTPKRLPKSHPCPLWSSSFSFCLTLLPKPTPTSPPFNSRRPRSSLSMAASAAVDESLSSNPLLRDFDFPPFDVVDASHVRPGIRALLKKLESDLEELERTVEPNWPKLVVPLEKIVDRLTVVWGVVNHLKAVRDSSELRAAVEEVQPEKMKFYLRLGQSKPIYNAFKAIQDSPDWKTLSDAQKRIVENQIKEAVLSGVALEDDKREAFNKIEQERERLSEKFGENVLDATKKFEKLITDKKEIDGLPATALGLAAQTAVSKGHENATAENGPWVFTLDGPSFLSVMQHARNRSLREEIYRAYVTRASSGELDNTAIIDSILKLRLEKAKLLNYNNYAEVSMATKMATVEKAEELLEKLRSASWKAGVQDMEDLKNFCKSQDAPEADDLNHWDISFWSERLRESKFDINEEELRPYFSLPKVMDGLFSLANKIFGIDIEPADGLAPVWNNDVRFYRVKDSSGDPIAYFYFDPYTRPSEKRGGAWMDEVLARSRVLSRDGTSPRLPVAHMVCNQSPPVGDKPSLMTFREVETVFHEFGHALQHMLTKQDEGLVAGIRGVEWDAVELPSQFMENWCYHRDTLMSIAKHYESAETLPEEVFLKLLAARTFRAGSLSLRQIRFAIVDLKLHTDYIPGGSESIYDVDQRVSEKTQVIPPLPEDRFLCGFSHIFAGGYAAGYYSYKWAEVLSADAFSAFEDAGLDNSKAVKETGSKFRETILALGGGKAPLDVFVEFRGREPSPEPLLRHNGLLQVATA; encoded by the exons atgaagcaTGCTCCTCCCTTAGCCTTAGCCCTGGGCTTGCAAATTCCAAAGAGACCCCTATTGGCTTCTCTCCTTATACTCAACATGCTCATGGCAACTCGCGTCACTCTCTCCCGCTCAGTCTCCCCACTCCTCCTCAAGCGAGCTCCTTATCCCCATTTTACCCCTAAACGCTTACCCAAATCCCATCCCTGTCCCCTCTggtcttcttccttctccttctgcCTCACTCTCCTCCCTAAACCCACCCCCACATCCCCTCCCTTCAACTCCCGACGACCTCGCTCTTCCCTCTCAATGGCCGCCTCTGCTGCCGTCGACGAATCTCTCTCCTCCAATCCTCTCCTCCGGGACTTCGACTTCCCTCCCTTCGACGTCGTTGACGCCTCGCACGTGCGACCTGGAATTCGAGCCCTATTGAAGAAGCTC GAGTCTGATTTGGAGGAGTTGGAGCGCACGGTGGAGCCTAACTGGCCGAAGCTGGTGGTGCCGTTGGAGAAGATCGTTGACCGGTTGACTGTGGTTTGGGGAGTAGTCAACCACCTCAAAGCTGTTAGGGACTCGTCGGAGCTTCGTGCTGCTGTTGAAGAAGTGCAA CCGGAGAAAATGAAGTTTTATCTTAGGTTGGGGCAAAGCAAGCCGATTTACAATGCGTTTAAAGCAATTCAAGACTCTCCTGATTGGAAGACATTGAGTGATGCTCAGAAACGTATAGTTGAAA ACCAAATAAAGGAGGCAGTTCTTAGTGGAGTTGCCCTTGAAGATGATAAAAGAGAGGCTTTTAACAAAATTGAACAG GAACGAGAAAGACTGTCTGAAAAATTTGGGGAGAATGTTCTGGATGCCACAAAGAAATTTGAAAAGTTAATCACCGATAAGAAAGAAATTGATGGATTGCCAGCTACTGCTCTAGGATTGGCTGCACAAACAGCAGTGTCAAAG GGGCATGAAAATGCGACTGCTGAGAATGGGCCTTGGGTATTTACATTAGACGGTCCAAGTTTTCTCTCTGTTATGCAACATGCTCGAAACCGGTCTTTGCGTGAGGAAATATACCGTGCTTATGTAACTCGTGCATCTAGTGGAGAGCTGGATAATACTGCAATTATTGACTCAATCTTGAAGCTTAGGTTGGAAAAGGCTAAGCTTCTGAATTACAACAACTATGCTGAG GTAAGCATGGCAACCAAAATGGCTACTGTTGAAAAAGCTGAAGAGCTTCTAGAGAAACTTCGAAGTGCTTCTTGGAAGGCTGGAGTTCAAG ATATGGAAGACCTTAAGAATTTCTGCAAAAGCCAAGATGCTCCAGAAGCTGATGATTTGAACCACTGGGACATTAGCTTTTGGAGTGAGAGGCTTCGGGAGTCCAAATTTGATATCAACGAG GAAGAATTGCGCCCCTATTTCTCCTTGCCAAAGGTTATGGATGGCCTGTTTAGCCTAGCGAACAAGATTTTTGGAATTGACATTGAACCAGCCGATGGTTTAGCTCCG GTTTGGAACAATGATGTTAGATTCTATCGTGTCAAAGATTCTTCTGGGGATCCTATTGCATATTTTTACTTCGATCCCTATACTCGTCCATCTGAGAAAAGGGGAGGTGCGTGGATGGATGAAGTACTTGCTAGGAGCCGTGTATTGTCACGTGATGGTACCTCTCCAAGGTTGCCTGTGGCACACATGGTATGCAATCAATCACCACCAGTGGGAGACAAACCCAGCTTGATGACCTTCCGCGAG GTTGAGACCGTCTTCCATGAATTTGGTCATGCACTTCAGCATATGCTGACTAAGCAAGATGAGGGTCTTGTTGCTGGTATTCGAGGGGTAGAGTGGGATGCTGTTGAATTGCCCTCACAGTTCATGGAAAATTGGTGTTACCACAG AGACACTTTAATGAGCATTGCTAAGCATTATGAAAGTGCGGAAACCCTTCCAGAAGAAGTATTCCTGAAGCTTCTTGCAGCTAGGACTTTTCGTGCCGGCTCCCTAAGCCTTCGACAG ataagatttgcaattgtagatCTGAAGCTGCACACGGATTACATACCTGGTGGGTCAGAATCCATTTATGATGTTGATCAGAGGGTTAGTGAAAAAACACAAGTGATCCCCCCACTTCCAGAAGATAGGTTCCTTTGTGGTTTCAGCCATATCTTTGCAG GTGGATATGCAGCTGGGTACTATAGTTACAAG TGGGCTGAGGTCTTGTCTGCTGATGCTTTCTCTGCATTTGAGGATGCTGGATTGGATAATAGCAAG GCTGTAAAAGAAACCGGAAGCAAGTTCCGAGAAACGATCCTTGCTCTTGGAGGCGGGAAAGCACCACTGGAC GTTTTTGTGGAATTCCGAGGACGTGAGCCTTCACCGGAGCCACTGCTCAGGCACAATGGTCTATTACAAGTTGCTACTGCATGA
- the LOC133722795 gene encoding serine hydroxymethyltransferase, mitochondrial has product MALALALRRLSSSVDKPIRPLFNATSHYYMSSLPNEAVYEKEKNGVSWPKQLNAPLEAVDPEIADIIEHEKARQWKGLELIPSENFTSVSVMQAVGSVMTNKYSEGYPGARYYGGNEFIDMAETLCQKRALEAFRLDPAKWGVNVQPLSGSPANFHVYTALLKPHDRIMALDLPHGGHLSHGYQTDTKKISAVSIFFETMPYRLDESTGYIDYDQLEKSATLFRPKLIVAGASAYARLYDYARIRKVCDKQKAILLADMAHISGLVAAGVIPSPFEYADVVTTTTHKSLRGPRGAMIFFRKGLKETNKQGKEVFYDYEDKINQAVFPGLQGGPHNHTITGLAVALKQATTPEYKAYQEQVLSNCSRFAQSLNEKGYELVSGGTENHLVLVNLKNKGIDGSRVEKVLEAVHIAANKNTVPGDVSAMVPGGIRMGTPALTSRGFVEEDFAKVADFFDAAVKLAVKVKGEAKGTKLKDFLAALPAPHFQSEIAKLRHDVEEYAKQFPTVGFEKETMKYKN; this is encoded by the exons ATGGCACTGGCATTGGCCCTTCGCAGGCTTTCCTCTTCTGTGGACAAGCCCATTCGTCCTCTCTTCAATGCCACCTCTCACTATTACATG TCATCTTTGCCCAATGAAGCTGTCTATGAGAAGGAGAAGAACGGTGTCAGT TGGCCTAAGCAACTGAATGCTCCATTGGAGGCTGTGGATCCTGAGATTGCTGACATCATTGAGCACGAGAAAGCCAGGCAATGGAAG GGCCTAGAACTGATACCTTCAGAGAACTTCACATCAGTCTCTGTGATGCAAGCAGTTGGGTCAGTCATGACCAACAAATACAGTGAAGGGTATCCTGGGGCAAGATACTATGGAGGAAATGA GTTCATTGACATGGCAGAAACCTTGTGCCAGAAACGTGCTTTGGAAGCTTTTCGGTTGGACCCAGCAAAATGGGGAG TCAACGTGCAGCCTTTGTCAGGATCTCCAGCTAATTTTCATGTTTACACTGCATTGTTAAAACCTCATGATAGAATCATGGCTCTTGATCTTCCTCATGGTGGTCATCTTTCTCATGGTTATCAG ACTGACACCAAAAAGATATCAGCTGTGTCAATCTTTTTTGAGACAATGCCATACAGATTGGATGAGAGCACTGGTTACATTGACTACGACCAG TTGGAGAAAAGTGCCACTCTCTTCAGGCCAAAATTAATAGTTGCTGGTGCTAGTGCTTATGCACGTTTGTACGATTATGCACGCATTCGCAAG GTATGCGACAAACAAAAAGCTATCCTGTTGGCAGATATGGCACATATCAGTGGGTTGGTGGCAGCTGGTGTCATCCCATCTCCTTTTGAGTATGCAGATGTAGTGACCACCACAACACACAAGTCACTTCGTGGCCCTCGTGGTGCCATGATTTTCTTCAGGAAGGGTCTAAAAGAGACTAACAAACAAGGGAAAGAG GTGTTTTATGACTACGAagacaaaatcaatcaagctgTCTTTCCTGGGCTTCAAGGTGGTCCACACAACCACACCATCACTGGTTTGGCAGTTGCACTGAAACAG GCTACTACTCCAGAGTACAAAGCCTATCAAGAGCAAGTTCTCAGTAATTGCTCCAGATTTGCACAG TCATTGAATGAGAAGGGCTATGAACTTGTTTCTGGCGGAACTGAGAACCATTTAGTTTTGGTGAATTTGAAGAACAAG GGCATTGACGGCTCCAGGGTTGAAAAGGTGTTGGAAGCTGTTCACATTGCAGCCAACAAAAACACTGTTCCTGGAGATGTGTCTGCCATGGTTCCTGGTGGCATCAGGATGG GAACTCCGGCTCTGACATCTAGGGGATTTGTTGAGGAGGATTTCGCTAAAGTTGCAGATTTTTTTGATGCTGCTGTGAAGTTGGCAGTGAAGGTCAAGGGGGAAGCCAAAG GAACGAAGTTGAAGGACTTCTTGGCAGCACTGCCTGCCCCTCACTTTCAGTCTGAAATTGCAAAGCTCCGCCATGATGTCGAGGAGTATGCCAAGCAATTTCCTACAGTTGGATTTGAGAAGGAAACGATGAAGTACAAGAACTGA